The sequence below is a genomic window from Polynucleobacter sp. MWH-UH19D.
CAAATAAAGAGTTAGAGCAAATGCTTTTTTTGCCTCATCTACTAATTTTTCTTTAAAACTTAATCTTGATGCATTGGCTTTTAAAGCGGTATTCATATCAGAATTCAATCAATTCGAGTTAGGCATTGCAGCAAGATTCACTATTTGAGCAAGAGCTCATTGTCTCAATGGGTGCAGGTTCATTGGTGTAGCGAGCAATATAAGCTTTGTTGCCTTTGAGTGCGAACTTAATCCAGACAAAGTGTCCAGATCCAGGTGCAACGGATATTGGTTCGCCGTTGAGATTCCACATTTGATCTAGGACGATATCTTGATTGCCATTGGGTTCAATGATTTCTAGTTTGTCGCCAACTGAAAAGCGATTCTTGACATCAATCTTCACTCGTCCAGTTGCATGATCCACATCTAAGGTTTCACCGACATACAAACTTCTTCCGGATAAAGAATGACCTCGCATATAGAGTTGATACTCTTTGTCATGGTGGCGCTCATAAAAACCATCGGTGTAACCTCGGTTTGCTAGCCCCTCTAGGTTGCCCAATAATGTTGTATTAAATGGTTTGCCTGCCACGGCGTCATTGATTGCAGAGCGATAGGCTTGGCAGGTGCGTGCTACGTAGTAAGGTGATTTGGTGCGACCTTCAATTTTGAACGAGTCAACACCCATCTTAGTCAGTCTCTCAATGTGCTCAATCGCGCGCAGATCCTTAGAGTTCATGATGTAGGTTCCGTGCTCATCTTCTTCCATTGGCATTAAATCATCAGGTCGTCTTGCCTCCTGAAGTAGTACCACATCACCACTTTGATTTTGTTGTCCAGGCTTAACCTTGTAGTCCCACCGACAAGCATTGGTGCATGCCCCTTGATTGGAGTCACGATGAGACATGTAACCAGAGAGCAGGCAGCGTCCAGAGTAAGCAATGCATAAAGCACCATGAACAAAAACTTCTAATTCCATTTCAGGGCAGTCTTGGCGAACCTCTTCAATTTCATCGAATGACAGTTCTCGAGACAGAATTACTCGACTAATGCCAACTGAGCGCCAAAATT
It includes:
- the yegQ gene encoding tRNA 5-hydroxyuridine modification protein YegQ, which produces MTKTPELLAPAGSLQMLQTAFDFGADAIYAGQPRYSLRVRNNDFGKIEVLKQGIDTAHELGKKFYLVSNLLPHGAKTRTYIRDMSPVVALKPDALIMSDPGLIMMAREAWPEMPIHLSVQANTVNGASAKFWRSVGISRVILSRELSFDEIEEVRQDCPEMELEVFVHGALCIAYSGRCLLSGYMSHRDSNQGACTNACRWDYKVKPGQQNQSGDVVLLQEARRPDDLMPMEEDEHGTYIMNSKDLRAIEHIERLTKMGVDSFKIEGRTKSPYYVARTCQAYRSAINDAVAGKPFNTTLLGNLEGLANRGYTDGFYERHHDKEYQLYMRGHSLSGRSLYVGETLDVDHATGRVKIDVKNRFSVGDKLEIIEPNGNQDIVLDQMWNLNGEPISVAPGSGHFVWIKFALKGNKAYIARYTNEPAPIETMSSCSNSESCCNA